The following coding sequences are from one Bos mutus isolate GX-2022 chromosome 22, NWIPB_WYAK_1.1, whole genome shotgun sequence window:
- the C22H11orf86 gene encoding uncharacterized protein C11orf86 homolog: MGTGLRSQSLRGPRPSYGKLQEPWGRPTEGRLRRALSLRQGREKSRSSDGGPEWLDTPGQERLPGSLGDTEQLIQAEQEGSQRWLRQYQQKIRRRWESFVTSFPNVTLSRSASPQPPLGTTS; encoded by the exons atgggGACAGGGCTACGCAGTCAGTCCTTGCGAGGACCACGGCCCTCCTACGGCAAGCTCCAGGAGCCCTGGGGGAGGCCCACGGAAGGCCGACTGCGCCGGGCGCTGAGCCTCAGGCAGGGCCGTGAGAAGTCCCGGTCCTCAGATGGAGGCCCAGAATGGCTGGACACCCCCGGTCAGGAGCGGCTGCCCGGGAGCCTGGGGGACACGGAGCAGCTGATCCAAGCGGAGCAAGAAGGCAGCCAGAGGTGGCTGAGGCAGTATCAGCAG aaGATCAGGAGAAGGTGGGAGAGCTTTGTCACCAGCTTCCCCAACGTGACCCTGAGCCGGTCAGCCTCCCCACAGCCCCCGCTGGGCACCACCAGCTAA